The nucleotide window tttcgTCTGTTTCTGTGTTACTTGAGCTTGTATCGTCCCCATCATTCAGAGATGTCTGAGGGGACAGATCGACAAGCTTTTTATGAGTTTCAGAATcatgctttttgaaaatgtcGTGTAAATGATAACCTTTACTATGCAGTTCATCGATAACATTTACTACGGAAGACATATCGGTCTTCAAAAGCAGATCTTTGATTTGATctgttttcaatgaatcGCCTGCATTTTCTAGGTAGTTGAGGTCAACTATATTACCATTATTGGACCTGTTGTCATGTACCTTCTTTGTGAGGGCTGTACCACTTCTAAAAATGCTTCCTTCCTCCCTACCCTGCATCGATATCTTATTCGATGATTCCCGGTCATCTTCATGTAGTTCAATTGTGTCGTCTGCATGCGGATTGAACTCTTCAACATCAGCTTTACTGAAAGGCAATAGCATCGAATGGCCACTTTGTTCAAAAGTAGAAGACGAAAGTACTGTCGAAGCAGGGACAGAGGAGTCTTCATCTGTTTTAGGAGCTTTATTAGCCAAACTGCGTCCGCCCTCTGTAATTGATTCGAAGATAGTTGGAAATGGGCCATCAGTTTTTACACTATCATAAGCATCAGTATATGCGGAGCTTAATTTAGCTTTATGTCTGTCCTTCAATAATCTTaaacctttttcaaaacttgcTTCTATAAAGCATAGTCTGATCaatgtttcttttccttcagTGCTCAATTGCCCTTTTACTCGCGTATCGAATAAATCCTTGACAACCTTTCTGATTTTGGATCTAGCGATTGTGACCCTTTCAATGTATCTTTCTACAAGCTTATCATACAGttctttgtctttgaaatcatcagTCAGTAGCACTGAAAGTTCATCTTGTAAAGTTGATAGTTGATCTTTGTCATCAGATGGTTTCCCACTCTCGCTTTTGACTTTATTCAATTCACTATCAACATTTCTCATTGTATACAAGGAAACCTTTTCCCTTATGTTTGCAGGCATGTAAGTGTAATCGATGTCCAACGTTATCAGGGAAGAGCTTTTGCGGACAGCATCCGCAAGTGCCTTACACGAAGCAAGATCAAACTTGGTACCTAATATTGACAAATAGTTTAATCTTGAACATAGCGGAAGGACTTCTGCCAACATAACAACGAGAGTCGAtgacaaattttcataGTCCAAATGTAAACGTACCAAATTTACAAATACTGGCAAACAGTTGATTAACGTTTTCATACAATGAGGAAACATTTTGGGATTATTTGATATAtccagaaatttcaaattctcaAAATAGCATAGGATGCTAATTAGCTTCAAAACTTCATTAGTTTCAGACGTATCATTGGGTCCTACTTCTAAACCTGTACAGTTGAAAGAAATGTATTTGAAGACATTactttttcctttattgTGAATTTTATCTACTATAGCATCAATAAATCCCGACAATTTACCATTCAAATCGTTAAAGCCGATATCCAATCCGGTAACCTTCGATTGTACTATCCAATTTGCTAACTTGTCACATTGGGCCTTTGTGAGGCGATTGTATGCGAGACCTAATCTTGTAGTAGCGATGCAGGCAACTTCGATAAAATTGCTAAATTGATCGGATGGCATTTGAGCACCTGATATGATAACTTCTTCGAGACCTCCTTTTGTAGCAACAGATGCGGCCAAAAGATTCCAATTCATATCTCTACGGCTCTTCGTGTCACATTCCATTCTAGGcatattatttttcaaagatgatttaGAAGGCTTTTGGACATTTGTTTTGATAGAGGGAACCATAGTAAGATCCAATGCAACTAGTGATTTAGATTTTGATACAAAATAACACAATATTTTCCAGCCCTCGTGGTCTAGGGGGGTGTTTCTTAGTGAcaacttttcaaagtttttcTTAAACGTCAAAGCACTCAAGATTGTTCTCAACATGTCAACACTTAAACTGACGCCATCCAAAGACAAACACAAAACTGGGGCAATGCTTAAAAAATCACTGAAGGACCATATTTCAATCATCGATGGTCTTGGATTTCTCAACTGCAATAAAGGTATTGGATCCGTGGAGCcctttttcaactgtttCATAGTTGCCGGAATCGGTAGAATTTCCCTCAAGTGACAACAACGGGTGTATACAATATCATAaggaattttcatttttttagGCGGGAAGAcctcttcttcagattCCTGTGATATCATTGAGCTCAATGAAGTTTGTGATTGTTCACCTCCTGTACGTCTGCTAATCATTGGCTTGTCAATAGTAACTCTAGATGCAATGTTACTAACTGTAACATCTTCCTCGTTCTTAGAGGAGGAAGAATCATCTTTTAGTCCTCTCTCTCTTGCTGTTTCTGCAGTTTCCACAGCTGCTCTTCCtatatttctcttttgttCGGCTTCTCTCATTTCCCCTGAAGGACTTACGACCTTGTCGTCTGTCTCCGACCGTACTGATGGTGccatttcttcctttttcctTACATCATCACCTTGATGGGAATCAGTTTCTATCAGTAACTTTAGTTGGCCTGACCCACCTACGACAACACCTGTACTAGATGATTCTAATatgattcttttttcttcggGTGTTAGTCTATGAATTACCACTGACCCGTTGGGTTTGACTTCAACTTCACCTTGACGAGGATGCTTACTGCAAATTTGTTGTGGCGGATCATTGAAATAGGTATTCACTGCAAATGAGACATATTTCAACGGCTTTATATCTTCTAGTCCAGGGACGACATCTGCCTTTCCAGGATCAAAGGGGTCCTTACTGGTCTGAGTACTACGCAATGAGGATACTTCATCCTTTACGTTATTATTACTGTTGGATGCCCCATAAGAAGTAACCCTTCTCAAAAAGGCTCCAAATTTATGAGAAGATGACGGAGTAGCTGTGCTTGGCGAAGAAGACTCTGAATCTGAATCTGAATCTGAACTGCCACCGGAATATGTTTTGCAGTTAGAATGAGTTTTGAGAGCCGGAGACAACTTAGATTTACTTGGGTGCGGTGGTAATGGTTGTCCTCTAGCATCATATTTTA belongs to Zygotorulaspora mrakii chromosome 1, complete sequence and includes:
- the MHP1 gene encoding Mhp1p (similar to Saccharomyces cerevisiae MHP1 (YJL042W); ancestral locus Anc_5.259), with the translated sequence MSSNGSQDMLKKQQLPDLDVDWLVGARNLDLTNGNITNVPSNATGGNVRSRSGSLGSGERSGGLMSPQPVDLSKRYARRNSVASPPSNSASSEKSNTQHSKDKDSNLSLRRTKSLSAAAAEDKARDGEFHSRRRGASISRASLSSSGSSSSLSHGGEKKMGFFKSLFGRMKSKPEVSSDTQVPQSNQRPKSRASSISTPALPDKRRSSLVNESVSHDKNQEQEEDIGNGVPLTRSKTESLIQDHNRHHHDSNKNIFNDDMNQQNEKRSSDGGNVSNEQEDWDPRLMEFLQYYKSKGYSVSAFQKNSNPSTISSKKIYPRRSGRSTSFSLDVNTSDLRKPNALKVKYDARGQPLPPHPSKSKLSPALKTHSNCKTYSGGSSDSDSDSESSSPSTATPSSSHKFGAFLRRVTSYGASNSNNNVKDEVSSLRSTQTSKDPFDPGKADVVPGLEDIKPLKYVSFAVNTYFNDPPQQICSKHPRQGEVEVKPNGSVVIHRLTPEEKRIILESSSTGVVVGGSGQLKLLIETDSHQGDDVRKKEEMAPSVRSETDDKVVSPSGEMREAEQKRNIGRAAVETAETARERGLKDDSSSSKNEEDVTVSNIASRVTIDKPMISRRTGGEQSQTSLSSMISQESEEEVFPPKKMKIPYDIVYTRCCHLREILPIPATMKQLKKGSTDPIPLLQLRNPRPSMIEIWSFSDFLSIAPVLCLSLDGVSLSVDMLRTILSALTFKKNFEKLSLRNTPLDHEGWKILCYFVSKSKSLVALDLTMVPSIKTNVQKPSKSSLKNNMPRMECDTKSRRDMNWNLLAASVATKGGLEEVIISGAQMPSDQFSNFIEVACIATTRLGLAYNRLTKAQCDKLANWIVQSKVTGLDIGFNDLNGKLSGFIDAIVDKIHNKGKSNVFKYISFNCTGLEVGPNDTSETNEVLKLISILCYFENLKFLDISNNPKMFPHCMKTLINCLPVFVNLVRLHLDYENLSSTLVVMLAEVLPLCSRLNYLSILGTKFDLASCKALADAVRKSSSLITLDIDYTYMPANIREKVSLYTMRNVDSELNKVKSESGKPSDDKDQLSTLQDELSVLLTDDFKDKELYDKLVERYIERVTIARSKIRKVVKDLFDTRVKGQLSTEGKETLIRLCFIEASFEKGLRLLKDRHKAKLSSAYTDAYDSVKTDGPFPTIFESITEGGRSLANKAPKTDEDSSVPASTVLSSSTFEQSGHSMLLPFSKADVEEFNPHADDTIELHEDDRESSNKISMQGREEGSIFRSGTALTKKVHDNRSNNGNIVDLNYLENAGDSLKTDQIKDLLLKTDMSSVVNVIDELHSKGYHLHDIFKKHDSETHKKLVDLSPQTSLNDGDDTSSSNTETDEKIKTGKDSSISSVGKSTTATADNSEADEAIDAAYDQVLDSIQRDRKPE